Proteins encoded together in one Thermoplasmata archaeon window:
- a CDS encoding transposase: protein MLAHRALVFLVKWEDFRLNWLLAEFRLLVNESIRSALLGNHRSRARLAQAAYKDLSARHAVYKQYIPSGFEVALAVLKVYRRRVRMGKRTTTPYMRRLMLKAENQSYSLDRETGRLRIPIRGTEGVQLILPLSEWHRSILNDPSWGLGSLTVVPGKIIIVVRKEVRKPYEPGAAIALDTNEDSLDGVIASGDTAGAVRVPLAGVRWVQAIHFRRRRRLARKKAYDCRVQRILLDREGQRERNRVQQRLHRVSKNLVTLAKARRAAIVLEDLTLHGAGGRCRRTNRRLSSWPRSEIHRQIEYKAALAGVPVIKVNPQWTSKTCPVCGARRRDRVGQDFVCLACDWEMDRQINAGMNILKTALASNEALARAVRFRPGALRDDVVSPLYDLLREGGDAREEPSGVESLAGTA from the coding sequence GTGCTCGCCCACCGGGCCCTCGTCTTCCTGGTGAAATGGGAAGACTTCCGACTGAACTGGCTTCTGGCCGAGTTTCGCCTCCTTGTGAACGAATCGATACGGAGCGCCCTGCTGGGGAACCACCGATCCCGCGCTCGGCTCGCTCAGGCCGCGTACAAAGACCTTTCCGCGCGTCACGCGGTGTACAAGCAGTACATCCCCTCTGGGTTCGAGGTCGCTTTGGCCGTTCTGAAGGTGTATCGACGGCGAGTCAGGATGGGGAAGCGAACCACAACCCCGTATATGCGCCGCCTTATGCTGAAGGCGGAGAACCAGTCCTATTCCCTGGACCGAGAGACGGGACGCCTCCGCATCCCGATTCGCGGTACGGAAGGCGTCCAGCTCATCCTGCCCCTCTCCGAGTGGCACCGCTCGATCCTGAACGACCCGTCGTGGGGCCTTGGAAGCCTGACCGTAGTCCCCGGGAAGATCATCATTGTCGTGCGGAAGGAGGTGCGTAAGCCGTACGAGCCAGGAGCCGCAATTGCCCTCGACACGAATGAGGACTCCCTCGACGGCGTCATCGCAAGTGGCGACACCGCGGGGGCCGTGAGGGTGCCTTTGGCCGGCGTCCGTTGGGTCCAGGCGATCCATTTCCGTCGACGTCGGCGGCTCGCTCGGAAGAAGGCCTACGATTGCAGGGTCCAGCGAATTCTATTGGACCGTGAGGGACAGAGGGAGAGGAACCGCGTCCAACAGCGCCTGCATCGAGTCTCGAAAAATCTCGTGACGCTCGCGAAGGCGCGTCGTGCCGCAATCGTCCTCGAGGATCTCACGCTCCACGGCGCGGGAGGCCGATGCCGTCGGACGAACCGCCGCCTCTCCTCCTGGCCTCGTTCCGAGATTCACCGTCAGATCGAATACAAGGCCGCCCTCGCCGGCGTGCCGGTCATCAAAGTCAACCCTCAGTGGACCAGCAAGACCTGCCCAGTGTGTGGCGCCCGGCGCCGAGATAGGGTGGGCCAGGATTTTGTGTGCCTCGCGTGCGACTGGGAGATGGACCGGCAGATCAACGCAGGCATGAACATCCTGAAGACCGCCTTGGCCTCGAACGAGGCCTTGGCAAGGGCCGTACGGTTCCGGCCCGGTGCCCTCCGCGATGACGTCGTGAGTCCCCTCTACGACCTCCTCCGAGAAGGAGGAGACGCACGGGAGGAGCCGAGCGGAGTGGAGTCCCTAGCGGGGACGGCATGA